Genomic DNA from Myxococcaceae bacterium JPH2:
GCGCCGGGGACGGACCCCGTCATCCAGAAGCAGCTCTCCAACCTCTACCTGCGCGAGGGGCACTCCTCCGAGGCCCTGGCCATCCTCCTGGCCCTGCGGGACGCGGATCAGCTCCGCGACGAGGAAGTGCTGTCGCTGGCTCGACTCCAGGCGCGCATGGGCGATGTGGATGCCGCCTTCAAGACGCTGGAGCGAATCCAGACGGACCGTCCGGATGACCCCGGCGCCAAGGTGGTGGAAGCGGACATCCTCCTGCGCCGAGGGGATGAGGTGCTCGCGGCCAACCTCATGGACCGGCTGCTGAACCAGGATCCGGGCCTCACCGCCGCTCGGCTCCTGCGCGCGCACTACTTCCTGACCAGCGGCTATCCGGACCTCGCCCTGGCGGACCTGCAGGGCGTGCCGGCCGAGGAGGGCAAGAAGCTGGAGGTCGTCGCGCTGCGGGCCCAGGCGCTCATCGCGCTCAAGCGCGCCCCGGAGGCCGAGACGGCGCTCAAGGCGCTGCTGGACGCGGAGCCCGGCAACGCGGACGCCATGGCCTGGTTGGCCGAGGTGTCCCGCGTGCAGGGCCGCGAGTCCGAGGCGCTCCAGTGGGTGGACCGCTCGTTGCGCGTGCGCCCGCGGCTGGCCCAGGCCCTCTATGTGCGCGGCCGCGTGCAGGAGCAGCAGTCGGACCGGCGCGCCGCCGAGGAGAGCTTCCGCCACGCGCTGAGCGCCGACGCCACCTTCGCGCCCGCGCTCTCGCGCGTGTGGCGCATCCACCTGGACGCGGGCCGCAAGACGGACGCCATGTCCACGCTGGAGCGGTTGTTGGGCCTGGGCGAGGCCACGCCGGAGGAGAAGGCCACCCTGGCGGACCTCTCCGCGCAGCTGGAGACTCAGGTGCCGCGCGGCAAGAAGCTCATCGAGGAGCTGCTCAAGCGCGAGCCCGCCAACCCCGAGTACCTGCGCATTCGGAAGGCGCTCGACAACGCGACCCCGAAGACGCGCAAGCGCCCCGTGGGGCCCGTCATCATCCGAGGGAGCCGGCGCTGAGGATGGGCGTGCCCAGGGAGGGCAGCCCGTCTGCATCCGCGACGACCTTCTCCAGCGCCTTGATTCCCTTGCGCTGGCCCACCGCGACCACCGTGAGGTTCTCGCGCGCGAAGTAGCGGCGCGCCACCTCACGCACGTGGGCCGCGGACTGGCTGTCCACCAGGTCCGCGCGGTGGTTGAATGTCTCGGGCGGGCGGAAGAGCTCCGTGCCGCCGAACCACCCGGCCAGCTCGCCCGGCGAGTCCTGGGAGAACTCCAGCAGCATGCGGTGACGCCGCTTGGCGCGCCGCAGCTCCTCCTCGCCCACTTCCTGGTCGCACAGCGCGCCCAGCACGCGGAAGGCCTCGGCCACCACGAGCGACGCCTTCTCCGGCGCGCTGGCCGCTTCAATCTCCAGCAGTCCCGCGTCGTGGTACGTGTCCAGCGCCGCGTTCACCGAGTACGCCAGCCCGCGCTTCTCCACGATTTCGAAGGGCAGCCGCGAGGACAGGCCGTCATCCAGCAGGCGGCGCAGAATCTGGAGCGCGGCGTAGTCGTCGTGCTGCTCGGGCACGGTGCGGAAGTTGAGGCGGAACTCCGTCTGGGCCTCGTCGTGCGCCACGAAGTGGAAGGTGGGGCCGCGCGGCGTGTCGGGCGGGGCCTCCTCGGTGGTGGCGGGGCCTCGCGGCAGGTGCGCGAAGGCGCGCTCGGCCAGCTCCATCACCTCCGTGTGCTTCACGCGGCCCGCGGCGGTGATGACCAGGTTGCCGGCCACGTAGTGGCGCGCGAAGTGCTCCAGCACCTGCGCATGGGTGAGGGCCGTGACGGACTCCCGCGTGCCGGCGATCTTCAGCGCGAGCGGGTGGTTGCCGAACAGCGCGCGCTTGGCGAGGTTGTCCAGGTCGATGTCCCGACCCTTCTCGTCCACCTCGTCCAGCATCTCCTCGAGGATGATCTGCCGCTCCACCTCCATGTCGGTGAGGCGGGGGCGGGTGAGCATGTCGCCCAGGATGTCCATGCCCACGCGCAGATGGTCGGGGTGCAGCGGCGTGTAGTAGTAGCCGTGATCCCGCGTGGTGACGCCGTTGAGGTTGCCGCCCACTTCCTCCACCGCCGCGTTCATCCGCACGGTGTCCGGCCAGTTCGCGCTGCCTCGGAAGAAGAGGTGCTCCAGGTAGTGGCTGACGCCGTTGTTGGCGAGCAGCTCGTGGCGGCTGCCGGTTCGCACGTACACGGCCAGCAGGGCGGTGTGGAGGTGGGGAGTCTCGACGGTGACGACGCGCAGCCCGGAGGGCAGCACATCCCGATACGGTGCGAAGCTCATGCGCGAGGAAGCCTTAACACGAAGGTCGTCCCCTGGCCGGGAATACTCTGGCAGGAGAGCGAGCCGCCGTGAGCCTGGAGGATCTGCTGGCTCACCGCGAGCCCCAGGCCGGTGCCGCCCTCCTTGGTGGTGAAGAACGGCTCGAACAGGTGCTGGCGGACCTCCGCCGTCATGCCTCCGCCGGTGTCCTGGACCGTCACCTCCACGTCGCGCTCGCGGGGGAGGGTGGCGACGCGCAGCCGGCCGCCCTCGGGCATGGCCTCGCGGCTGTTGCGCAAGAGGTTGAGGAACACCTGCCGCAGCTGCCCCTCGTCCGCGAGCACCCGGGGCGTGTCGGGCGTGAAGTCGCGCACCACCTCCACGCCCGCTCGCGCCAGCTCCTCACGGGTGAACTCCAGCACCCCGTTGAGCACCTGGGTGATGTCCTCGGGCTCCAGGTCCGGGCGCGGCGGCCGCGCCATGCGCAGGTACTGCTCGGTGACCTCCGTGAGTCGGTCCACCTCACCCGTGACGGCGGCCAGCAGGTCCCGGGCCTCGGAGCCCGTCTCGGCCGGGAAGCGGGCCTCGGCGAGGGCATCCTGGAGCAGCTCCACGTTGAGGCCGATGGAGGACAGCGGGTTGCGCACCTCGTGGACGATCTGGGCGGAGATGCGGCCCACGGCGGCGAGCTGCTCGGCGCGCATGAGGGCCTCGGCCTGGGCCTTGATCTGCGCCTCGCGCGCTTGGAGCGAGTGCGCCATCTGGTCGAACTCGCGAGCGAGCACCGCCACCTCGTCATCGCCGCGCACGCCGAGCTGGGCGTTGTAGTCGCCGCGCGCGATGCGGGACACGCCCTCGATGAGCGTGCGCACCGGGCGCAGCGTGCGCGCGGACCAGGCGGTGGCGCCCAGGCCCACGCCGATGGCCATGACGGACAGGGTGATGATGGCCAGGCCCGTGCGGCGCTCGCGCTCCTCCGCGCCGTCCACGCGCTCGCGGATGCGGTTCTCCAGGGTGGTGCGCAGCACGCTCAGCTCGCGGCTGATGGTGCTCTCCACCTGACTCAGGTCTCCCATGGAGCGCGCGAGCGCCACGTGGTCCGGGGCGTCCGCGGCGAGCACCGCGTAGACGGCCTCGGCGGCGCGCCCGTAGGCCTCGTATTGGTGGGCCAGCTCTCCGAAGCGCGCGTCCAGCCCTCGCACGAAGGGCATCTCGCCGCTGGGCGCGAAGGAGAGCACCTCGCGGGCGCGGGCGCGGGCCGTGCCGAGCCGCTGCGCCATGTGCGGCGGGAAGTAGAGGCGGGTGAGGCGGATGAGGGCGCGGCGCGTCTCCACGCTGTTCTGATCGAACAGCCGCTCGGTGTCCTTCTTCTGGTTGTTGTGGAGGGCTTCCAGCTCCGCGGCGTCCTGCGAGAGCTGGAGGTAGCCCTGGCTGACGAGGCGGATCTCCAGCCGGTTGCGGTGCAGCTCCGTCACGCTGAACAGGGACACCGCCCCGAAGGTGACGAGCACCACCGCGTAACCAAGGAAGATGCGGGTGGCGAGCGAGAGCTTCATTCGGGAGCCGGCCGGGACTGGCCGTGGAACGTCATCGCTACGCGCCCCGGCGGCCAAGCGCAAGTCATCCGTCCACTTCCCGGGCCTCCGGGTGTCGGGCTCGACAGCCCCCGCTCCCCTGGGGGGCGGGCCTGCTAGCGTGGGGCCTCCATGTCCGCGCGAACCCTCCTCTGGCTCCTGCCCGCCTCCCTCGTGGCCTCCCTCTGCGCGTGCGGGTCGCGCGAGGCGGCCACCGACCTGGACCTCATCACCACGGCGTGCAGCGGGACGGCGCCGCTCGATGGGGTGACGCACCTGGCCTTCCGCGTCAGCGGGCCGGACATGGCGCCCCGCGAGCACATCGGCACCGTGCGCTGGGCCCCCGAGGACGTGCCCGAGGTCCCCGCGGGCCGCGCGCGCGTGCTGGAGGTGCGGGGCTATGTGGGCTCGCCCGGGGCGCACCCGGTGAGCGTCGCGCTCGGGCGCTCGGCGCCGTTCGATGTGCCGGAGAGCGGGACGGGGCGCGTGGCGGTGCGGGTCTTCCTGCGGCGCGTGGGCGAGTTCGCCTCGGCCAACGTCGCGAGCAACCCCACGGGCTGCGCCGTGCCGGGCACACAGCGCGCGGGGCACACCGCTACGGCGCTGCCGGATGGCCGCGTGCTGGTGGCCGGGGGCTACCTGGACGTGGGAGATGGCACCACGCAGGGGCTGGGTTCAGCGGAGTACTTCGACCCTCGTGAGGGGACCTTCACCCCCGCGCCCGACGTGGGGGCTCGCGCCTTCCACACCGCGACGCTCCTGCCGGATGGGCGCGTGCTCCTCGCGGGAGGCGACACGGGCATCTCCGGCCCGGGCGCCCCCGACGCGGGCTCCCGCATCGTCCCTGAGTCCCTGCGGAGCGCGGTGCTCCTGGACGTGGCCCAAGACACCGTGAGCGCGATGACGCTGGCCCTGCCGCGCGCTCACCACACGGCCGCGGTGGACGCCGAGGGCCATGTGCTGTTCGTCGGCGGCGTCAACACGGACGGGTCGACGGTGAGCACCGCGGAGGGCTTTGACTCGGCGCAGTCGCAGGGCTTCGCGGTGCCCACGTCGGTGCCGCGCGTGGACGGCCGGCTGGCAGTGCTCCCGGACGGGCACACGGTCGCGCTGGTGGGTGGGGCCGAGGGCGGCAGGGTCCAGGCCCGCGTGCCCACCTTCGCGTTCGTGGACGGGACGTTCGCGCCTCAGGGCGACGGCCCCTTGTTGCAGGTGCCGCGCACGGGCGCCGCGGTGGCGTGGATGGGGCGGGCGTTGTCCGAGGGGCCTCGGCTGTTGGTGGTGGGAGGCCAGGTGGCGACAGGACAGCGCTCGCGGACCGTCGCGGCCTCCGAGCTGTTGGACGTGGGCGATGACGGCCTGCGAGGCGTGGCCTCGGGGCCCAACCTCGCGTCGCGCGCCAATGCCTGCGCCGTGTCGTTGCCGGATGGGCGCGTGCTCGTCCTGGGCGGCTCCCGGCCGGATGAGGACGGCGTCATGCGCGCGGTGGATCAAGCGGATTGGGTGCAGCCCGAGGCGGACGGCGCCTCGGTGGCGCTG
This window encodes:
- a CDS encoding tetratricopeptide repeat protein yields the protein MPRRFFLRPWALALLLPLACKDPETVAAQTQAQTAQTALAEGKAALASGNTSRAIAALQRASVAAPESVEPLLLLSDAHQQAGNPGAAILTLKQAEALAPGTDPVIQKQLSNLYLREGHSSEALAILLALRDADQLRDEEVLSLARLQARMGDVDAAFKTLERIQTDRPDDPGAKVVEADILLRRGDEVLAANLMDRLLNQDPGLTAARLLRAHYFLTSGYPDLALADLQGVPAEEGKKLEVVALRAQALIALKRAPEAETALKALLDAEPGNADAMAWLAEVSRVQGRESEALQWVDRSLRVRPRLAQALYVRGRVQEQQSDRRAAEESFRHALSADATFAPALSRVWRIHLDAGRKTDAMSTLERLLGLGEATPEEKATLADLSAQLETQVPRGKKLIEELLKREPANPEYLRIRKALDNATPKTRKRPVGPVIIRGSRR
- a CDS encoding HAMP domain-containing protein, with translation MKLSLATRIFLGYAVVLVTFGAVSLFSVTELHRNRLEIRLVSQGYLQLSQDAAELEALHNNQKKDTERLFDQNSVETRRALIRLTRLYFPPHMAQRLGTARARAREVLSFAPSGEMPFVRGLDARFGELAHQYEAYGRAAEAVYAVLAADAPDHVALARSMGDLSQVESTISRELSVLRTTLENRIRERVDGAEERERRTGLAIITLSVMAIGVGLGATAWSARTLRPVRTLIEGVSRIARGDYNAQLGVRGDDEVAVLAREFDQMAHSLQAREAQIKAQAEALMRAEQLAAVGRISAQIVHEVRNPLSSIGLNVELLQDALAEARFPAETGSEARDLLAAVTGEVDRLTEVTEQYLRMARPPRPDLEPEDITQVLNGVLEFTREELARAGVEVVRDFTPDTPRVLADEGQLRQVFLNLLRNSREAMPEGGRLRVATLPRERDVEVTVQDTGGGMTAEVRQHLFEPFFTTKEGGTGLGLAVSQQILQAHGGSLSCQSIPGQGTTFVLRLPRA
- a CDS encoding insulinase family protein, encoding MSFAPYRDVLPSGLRVVTVETPHLHTALLAVYVRTGSRHELLANNGVSHYLEHLFFRGSANWPDTVRMNAAVEEVGGNLNGVTTRDHGYYYTPLHPDHLRVGMDILGDMLTRPRLTDMEVERQIILEEMLDEVDEKGRDIDLDNLAKRALFGNHPLALKIAGTRESVTALTHAQVLEHFARHYVAGNLVITAAGRVKHTEVMELAERAFAHLPRGPATTEEAPPDTPRGPTFHFVAHDEAQTEFRLNFRTVPEQHDDYAALQILRRLLDDGLSSRLPFEIVEKRGLAYSVNAALDTYHDAGLLEIEAASAPEKASLVVAEAFRVLGALCDQEVGEEELRRAKRRHRMLLEFSQDSPGELAGWFGGTELFRPPETFNHRADLVDSQSAAHVREVARRYFARENLTVVAVGQRKGIKALEKVVADADGLPSLGTPILSAGSLG